A stretch of the Lactuca sativa cultivar Salinas chromosome 9, Lsat_Salinas_v11, whole genome shotgun sequence genome encodes the following:
- the LOC111881186 gene encoding RING-H2 finger protein ATL16 codes for MDYHQSIKVQQKSAYQSDPSTSSFPILAIAALCIVATAFLLVSYYFFVTRGCFNWQQVNPLRRFSMSRERYTPDPLSSPYSTPPWQVRGLDEVLIREIPIFQYTESEGEKRSLYECVVCLTDFQEMDTLRVLPSCNHAFHLDCIDIWLQNNANCPLCRLSISGNTRYPKDKIIAPSSSPQDPQMSPTGRNQDFLVIELGEEDHGSRSQQSRGHSPRKIGGKRAKTRKCHHVSIMGDENIDIRGKDEQFSIEPIRRSFSMDSAIDRHIYLSVQEIIQNHGSLQQIRTNEEGSMSGRTRRPFFSFGNGRGSRNAVLPI; via the coding sequence ATGGATTATCATCAGTCAATCAAGGTTCAACAAAAGTCTGCCTACCAATCTGATCCATCAACCTCTAGTTTCCCAATCTTAGCCATTGCAGCACTCTGCATCGTAGCAACAGCTTTCTTGCTCGTTTCCTACTACTTTTTCGTCACCAGAGGCTGCTTCAACTGGCAACAAGTGAACCCATTAAGACGCTTTTCCATGTCACGGGAACGATACACACCCGACCCGTTATCATCTCCATACTCGACTCCTCCATGGCAGGTTCGGGGACTCGATGAAGTACTAATCCGCGAGATCCCCATTTTTCAATATACAGAAAGCGAAGGCGAGAAACGGAGTTTATACGAATGTGTTGTTTGCTTAACCGATTTTCAGGAAATGGATACGTTAAGAGTTCTTCCAAGCTGCAACCACGCGTTTCATTTAGACTGCATTGACATTTGGCTTCAGAACAATGCGAATTGCCCTCTTTGCAGATTGAGCATTTCAGGTAACACAAGGTATCCAAAAGACAAAATAATTGCACCAAGTTCTTCACCTCAAGATCCTCAAATGAGCCCCACTGGCAGGAATCAAGATTTCTTGGTGATTGAGTTGGGTGAAGAGGACCATGGGTCAAGATCACAACAATCTAGAGGTCATTCTCCAAGAAAGATTGGAGGGAAGAGGGCGAAAACAAGAAAATGTCATCATGTTTCGATTATGGGAGATGAGAACATTGATATTAGGGGAAAAGATGAGCAGTTTTCTATCGAACCGATTCGGAGATCGTTCTCAATGGATTCAGCAATTGATCGCCATATATATTTATCGGTTCAGGAAATCATACAGAACCATGGAAGTCTGCAACAAATCAGAACCAATGAAGAGGGAAGTATGAGTGGAAGAACAAGAAGACCTTTCTTCTCGTTTGGAAATGGTAGAGGATCAAGAAATGCTGTTCTTCCTATCTAG
- the LOC111881332 gene encoding protein DOWNY MILDEW RESISTANCE 6: METLVSTWSRTAQILPENYVFPIGERPGSVEVPICQNIPLIDLAEGQSQSQTIDTILAACEEFGFFQVINHGVSEDLIDDTMKVVKDFYDMPDEEKAKVYSIDPSKSCQLYTSSYTYADEKVHFWRDNLRHPCHPLDECIHLWPKKPTNYRNVVGKYSLEVRKLSLIILELIREGLGLKPGYFGEELTGSQSLSVNHYPPCPDPSLTLGLPKHADPNVITVLLQGSVSGLQVFKNGQWLGVEPLPHAFVVNIGHQLQIISNGKLRSAEHRAVTNSREARTTIVSFINPSPDTIVEPAKSMISDGVPLYRSFKFKDFLNFYEEKKGDTKALMEAYKIKT, encoded by the exons ATGGAGACTCTAGTTTCAACCTGGTCCAGAACTGCTCAAATCTTACCGGAAAACTATGTCTTCCCCATCGGTGAAAGGCCTGGTTCTGTCGAGGTTCCTATATGCCAAAACATCCCATTGATTGATCTAGctgaaggtcaaagtcaaagtcaaacaattgACACAATACTTGCTGCCTGTGAAGAATTCGGCTTTTTCCAG GTGATCAATCATGGAGTTTCTGAAGATCTAATTGATGACACAATGAAGGTGGTCAAAGATTTCTATGATATGCCGGATGAAGAGAAGGCAAAAGTATATTCGATTGATCCTAGtaaaagttgccaactttacactAGCAGTTATACCTATGCTGAtgaaaaagttcatttttggagAGACAATTTGCGACACCCTTGTCATCCTTTAGATGAATGCATTCACTTATGGCCCAAAAAACCTACCAACTATCG CAATGTTGTTGGGAAATATTCATTAGAAGTGAGGAAGTTGTCGTTAATAATATTGGAGCTAATTCGTGAAGGACTAGGACTGAAACCAGGATATTTTGGAGAAGAGCTAACCGGGTCTCAATCGTTGTCGGTCAACCATTACCCTCCGTGCCCAGATCCTAGTTTGACATTGGGATTACCGAAACACGCTGATCCCAACGTCATAACTGTGCTTTTACAAGGAAGCGTTTCCGGGCTTCAGGTTTTCAAGAACGGGCAGTGGTTGGGTGTTGAGCCACTGCCTCATGCATTTGTGGTTAACATCGGTCACCAATTACAG ATAATTAGTAACGGGAAGTTGAGAAGTGCAGAACATAGAGCAGTGACAAACTCAAGGGAAGCTCGAACCACAATCGTGAGCTTCATCAATCCTTCTCCTGACACCATTGTTGAACCAGCAAAATCAATGATTAGTGATGGTGTTCCTCTTTATCGAAGCTTCAAATTTAAAGACTTCCTTAATTTCTATGAAGAGAAAAAGGGAGACACTAAAGCATTAATGGAGGCTTATAAGATCAAAACTTAA